A genomic stretch from Thermoleophilia bacterium includes:
- a CDS encoding alpha/beta fold hydrolase, translating to MIVQLNRVQTLLAVFAAVLAAVFFAAFMTAGMADAKPKNKPKKSKIVKGPAGLAFYNKKPKKMPKQHGRLIWQRNATGVVSLKSASSTKTILYTSKTPAGKMVTVSGTVSVPKGKAPQGGWPVITYGHGTTGIADKCAPSRNRANGPATSYISYTDPIQNSWLKAGYAVLRTDYQGLGTPGLHAFLIGKAEGRGVLDIVRAARDLNPKISKKYVIAGHSQGGHAALFAAGEAAKWVPELKLKGTVAFAPASHMKEEASLLPALTSPSSLTALAAMIVKGADSVSTVIEPNALLSDPVLEFYPDTETECLSRLGQADNLGGIAPSTLIREGADTGPLFDLLEEQNPDVKTDAPILLAQGTADTTTFQFLTDDLNDELVALGDDIDYNLYEGADHGGVLDAATDDVTTFLNNRLPSGR from the coding sequence TTGATCGTTCAGCTGAACCGTGTTCAGACTTTGCTTGCTGTTTTCGCCGCTGTACTCGCGGCCGTTTTCTTCGCAGCCTTCATGACCGCCGGCATGGCCGACGCCAAGCCGAAGAACAAGCCGAAAAAGTCCAAGATCGTCAAGGGCCCGGCTGGTCTCGCGTTCTACAACAAGAAGCCGAAGAAAATGCCGAAGCAGCATGGTCGTCTCATCTGGCAGAGGAATGCCACCGGAGTCGTGTCGCTCAAGTCGGCGTCCTCGACCAAGACGATCCTCTACACGTCAAAGACTCCCGCCGGCAAGATGGTGACCGTCTCGGGCACCGTCAGCGTGCCGAAGGGCAAGGCGCCGCAGGGCGGCTGGCCGGTCATCACCTACGGACACGGCACCACCGGCATCGCCGACAAGTGTGCGCCTTCACGGAATCGTGCCAACGGTCCGGCGACAAGCTACATCTCGTACACGGACCCGATCCAGAACTCATGGCTCAAGGCCGGATACGCGGTTCTGCGGACCGACTACCAGGGTCTCGGCACGCCGGGGCTCCATGCCTTCCTGATCGGGAAGGCCGAGGGTCGCGGAGTGCTCGACATCGTTCGTGCCGCCCGTGACCTGAACCCGAAGATCTCGAAGAAGTATGTGATCGCCGGTCATTCGCAGGGTGGACACGCCGCGCTCTTCGCAGCCGGTGAAGCCGCCAAGTGGGTCCCCGAGCTCAAGCTCAAGGGAACGGTCGCGTTCGCGCCCGCTTCGCACATGAAGGAAGAGGCCTCGCTGCTTCCCGCGCTGACCTCCCCGAGTTCGCTGACCGCACTGGCTGCGATGATCGTCAAGGGTGCCGATTCGGTCTCGACCGTAATTGAGCCGAACGCGCTGTTGTCGGATCCGGTTCTCGAGTTCTACCCGGACACCGAAACCGAATGCCTGTCCCGCCTTGGCCAAGCGGACAACCTCGGTGGCATCGCTCCTTCGACCCTGATTCGCGAAGGGGCCGACACGGGACCTCTGTTCGACCTGCTGGAAGAGCAGAATCCCGACGTCAAGACAGATGCTCCGATTCTGCTGGCACAGGGCACCGCCGACACCACCACGTTCCAGTTCCTGACCGACGATCTCAACGACGAGCTCGTTGCTCTGGGCGACGACATCGATTACAACCTCTACGAGGGTGCTGATCACGGCGGAGTTCTCGACGCGGCGACGGACGACGTCACCACGTTCCTGAACAACCGGCTGCCTTCGGGCCGCTAG
- a CDS encoding sigma-70 family RNA polymerase sigma factor: MKPFEYIVEVHGPAVFRFLTGRVGPDRAEDCFQETMLAALRGYGEVREPKAVKSWLFIIATRKSIDAYRSAGRQPVPDGSVEEAPDPSALAQPGDSDVWSVVGQLPEKQALAVELRYRAGLSHREVGQVMEISESAARRNVFEGLKRLREGAESWT, encoded by the coding sequence ATGAAACCATTCGAATACATCGTGGAGGTCCACGGTCCCGCGGTCTTCCGGTTCCTGACCGGCAGGGTCGGGCCCGACCGGGCGGAGGACTGTTTTCAGGAGACCATGCTCGCTGCCCTTCGGGGATACGGCGAGGTCAGGGAGCCGAAAGCCGTCAAGTCCTGGCTGTTCATTATCGCCACCCGCAAGTCGATCGATGCATACCGGAGTGCCGGTCGCCAGCCCGTGCCCGACGGATCGGTCGAAGAGGCACCTGACCCTTCCGCTTTGGCACAGCCAGGTGACAGCGACGTCTGGTCCGTGGTCGGCCAGCTGCCGGAGAAGCAAGCGCTGGCGGTCGAGCTGCGTTACCGGGCCGGCCTGTCCCATCGGGAGGTCGGCCAGGTGATGGAGATCTCGGAGTCGGCGGCCCGCCGGAACGTCTTCGAAGGGCTGAAGCGCCTGCGCGAAGGAGCCGAATCATGGACCTGA